One Chromobacterium paludis genomic window carries:
- a CDS encoding DNA polymerase III subunit delta' translates to MLYPWQGEDWRRLNAERERMPGAWLLTGGAGIGKLAFAEHLAQSLLCENPQAGHQPCGQCQGCRWFLSGTHPDFRRLSPYSDEDEEGKEAKPTRKLPQIKIEAVRDVIDFAHLTAHRAGQRVILLEPAESLNLAAANALLKILEEPPASVLFLLVSHAPQRLLPTILSRCRRFALTRPAEAVARDWLREQGIANAEVELAHNGGAPLFDHDPEQAALRAQFIRSLGQPSFAGMLQMAELVDKNKQLSLQPPLSWLQKWLHDLAALCLAGRLRYYPDQEAALAALAARCDMRQLMACQQALTALAPFAEHTLNIRLQLESVLMDYLKIFAGAKAGS, encoded by the coding sequence ATGCTGTATCCGTGGCAGGGCGAGGATTGGCGGCGGCTGAACGCCGAACGCGAACGCATGCCCGGCGCCTGGTTGCTGACCGGCGGCGCCGGCATAGGCAAGCTCGCTTTCGCCGAGCACTTGGCGCAGTCGCTGCTGTGCGAGAACCCTCAGGCCGGCCATCAGCCCTGCGGCCAATGCCAGGGATGCCGCTGGTTCCTCAGCGGCACCCATCCGGATTTTCGCCGCCTGTCGCCGTACTCGGACGAAGACGAGGAGGGCAAGGAGGCCAAGCCCACGCGCAAGCTGCCGCAGATCAAGATCGAGGCGGTGCGCGACGTCATAGACTTCGCCCACCTGACCGCCCATCGCGCCGGCCAGCGCGTGATCCTGCTGGAGCCGGCGGAGAGCCTGAATCTGGCGGCCGCCAATGCCTTGCTCAAAATCCTGGAGGAACCGCCGGCCTCCGTGCTGTTCCTGCTGGTATCGCACGCGCCTCAGCGCCTGCTGCCCACGATACTCAGCCGCTGCCGCCGCTTCGCGCTGACGCGGCCGGCGGAGGCCGTCGCGCGGGACTGGCTGCGCGAGCAGGGCATCGCCAATGCCGAGGTCGAGCTGGCCCATAACGGCGGCGCGCCCTTGTTCGATCATGACCCGGAACAGGCGGCGCTGCGCGCCCAGTTCATCCGCAGCCTGGGGCAACCCAGCTTTGCCGGCATGCTGCAAATGGCCGAGCTGGTGGACAAAAACAAGCAGCTGTCGCTGCAGCCGCCGCTGTCCTGGCTGCAGAAGTGGCTGCATGACCTGGCCGCGCTATGCCTGGCTGGCCGGCTCCGCTATTATCCGGACCAGGAGGCGGCGTTGGCGGCGCTGGCGGCGCGCTGCGACATGCGGCAACTGATGGCCTGCCAACAGGCACTGACCGCGCTGGCGCCGTTTGCGGAGCACACGCTGAACATTCGCCTGCAACTGGAGTCCGTGCTGATGGATTATCTGAAGATTTTCGCTGGCGCCAAGGCCGGCTCATGA
- the tmk gene encoding dTMP kinase has translation MSSAQQAPRGRFITLEGIDGAGKSTHLAFIHDWLSRHDVDAVFTREPGGTPLGEQVRALLLAPQTQVSLDAETLLAFASRQQHIADVIEPALSQGRWLVSDRFTDSTYAFQGGGRGVPFERIRALEDWVQRGLQPDLTLLFDLPLEVAAGRMSGTRQLDRFEQEAADFHQRVREAYLKRAAAEPGRFAVLDASRGIADIQVDIAGHLQTLLERG, from the coding sequence ATGAGCAGTGCGCAGCAGGCCCCGCGAGGCCGTTTCATCACGCTGGAAGGCATAGACGGCGCCGGCAAGAGCACCCACCTTGCCTTCATCCACGATTGGCTGAGCCGCCATGACGTTGATGCGGTGTTCACGCGCGAACCGGGCGGCACCCCGCTGGGCGAACAGGTGCGCGCGCTGCTGCTGGCGCCGCAGACGCAGGTCTCGCTCGACGCGGAGACGCTGCTGGCCTTCGCCTCCCGCCAGCAGCATATTGCCGACGTGATCGAGCCGGCCTTGAGCCAAGGCCGCTGGCTGGTGTCCGACCGTTTCACCGACTCCACCTACGCCTTCCAGGGCGGCGGCCGCGGCGTGCCGTTCGAGCGCATCCGCGCGCTGGAAGACTGGGTGCAGCGCGGCCTGCAGCCCGACTTGACCCTGCTGTTCGATCTGCCGCTGGAAGTGGCGGCAGGCCGGATGTCCGGCACCCGCCAGCTCGATCGTTTCGAACAAGAGGCGGCCGACTTCCACCAGCGCGTGCGCGAGGCCTATCTCAAGCGCGCGGCGGCGGAACCCGGCCGCTTCGCCGTGTTGGACGCCAGCCGCGGCATCGCCGACATTCAGGTCGATATCGCCGGCCATCTGCAGACTCTGCTGGAGCGCGGCTGA
- the mltG gene encoding endolytic transglycosylase MltG, translating into MKRLTGILLLLLLCAAAWLGWAVLMPVSLPDAGYKLLVGPNRTMKQIARSLEQDGAIRSQQVLVALARLSGTDRKIKAGLYRFQGPQSLLDVLLRLKEGQPDEASLTTIEGWTFRQFRQAVNRSPDLSHDAKHLSDADLMRDLGMPGASPEGLFFPSTYLFTPGASDMDLYRLAFQKMQQQLAAAWAARKPGLPYRTPYELLTMASLVEKETAREADRPMVASVFVNRLKLGMRLQTDPSVIYGMGDSYQGTIGKADLRRDTPYNTYTRAGLTPTPIALPGKAALYAAAQPAESTALYFVARGDGSSQFSSTLDEHNQAVRKYILKKGP; encoded by the coding sequence ATGAAAAGACTAACCGGCATCCTGTTGTTGCTCCTGCTGTGCGCGGCCGCTTGGCTGGGCTGGGCCGTGCTGATGCCCGTGTCCTTGCCCGATGCCGGCTACAAGCTGCTGGTGGGGCCGAACCGGACCATGAAGCAGATTGCCCGTTCGCTGGAGCAGGATGGCGCCATCCGCAGCCAGCAGGTGCTGGTGGCGCTGGCCAGGCTGTCCGGCACCGACCGCAAGATCAAGGCCGGCCTCTATCGTTTCCAGGGGCCGCAATCGCTGCTGGATGTCTTGCTGCGGCTCAAGGAAGGGCAGCCGGACGAGGCCAGCCTGACCACGATCGAGGGCTGGACCTTTCGCCAGTTCCGCCAGGCGGTCAACCGCAGTCCGGATCTGAGCCATGACGCGAAGCATCTCAGCGACGCCGATCTGATGCGCGACCTGGGCATGCCCGGCGCCAGCCCCGAGGGCCTGTTCTTCCCCAGCACCTATCTGTTCACGCCGGGCGCGTCGGACATGGACCTGTACCGCTTGGCCTTCCAGAAGATGCAGCAGCAGCTGGCGGCTGCCTGGGCGGCGCGCAAGCCGGGCTTGCCTTATCGCACCCCTTACGAGCTGTTGACCATGGCCAGCCTGGTGGAAAAGGAAACCGCCCGCGAGGCGGACCGCCCCATGGTGGCGTCGGTTTTCGTCAACCGTCTGAAACTGGGCATGCGCTTGCAGACCGATCCCTCGGTGATCTACGGCATGGGCGACAGCTACCAGGGCACTATCGGCAAGGCGGACCTGCGCCGCGACACGCCTTACAATACCTATACCCGCGCCGGCCTCACGCCGACGCCCATCGCCTTGCCGGGCAAGGCCGCGCTGTATGCCGCGGCCCAGCCCGCGGAATCCACCGCGCTGTATTTCGTCGCCCGCGGCGACGGCAGCTCGCAGTTTTCCAGCACCCTGGACGAGCACAACCAGGCAGTGCGCAAATATATTTTGAAGAAAGGCCCGTAA
- a CDS encoding DUF3313 domain-containing protein, whose product MKPFFNLGCALVAWNELCRVSRPRGSPEGEPRLPFQQGRDNRQFICSETADRMAEYRALLLEPVWLLDQDADSRWQLAATALGNSLNLRLQTLLHAWLPSLPLAQEPGAGVMRMRLALRSYLGDVHAPPPFLRPGHADDSRSPLLRGIAPYLEQVASVVQLTDASHDHLLGGAVNLLAARALPQPSPSDAWSSLLCCDWQQLLQTGECALNAG is encoded by the coding sequence ATGAAACCTTTCTTCAATCTAGGATGCGCGCTGGTCGCCTGGAACGAGTTATGCCGGGTCAGCCGGCCGCGCGGCAGTCCGGAAGGCGAGCCAAGGCTGCCGTTCCAACAGGGCCGCGACAATCGACAGTTTATTTGCAGCGAAACGGCGGACCGCATGGCGGAATACCGGGCCTTGCTGCTGGAGCCGGTGTGGCTGCTGGATCAGGATGCCGACAGCCGCTGGCAACTGGCCGCCACGGCGTTGGGCAACAGCCTCAACCTGAGGCTGCAGACGCTGCTGCACGCCTGGCTTCCCTCCCTGCCGCTGGCGCAAGAGCCAGGAGCTGGCGTCATGCGCATGCGCCTGGCGCTGCGCAGCTATCTGGGCGACGTCCACGCGCCTCCGCCCTTCCTGCGCCCCGGCCATGCCGATGACAGCCGCTCGCCGCTGCTGCGCGGCATCGCGCCCTATCTGGAGCAAGTGGCCAGCGTAGTGCAGTTGACCGACGCGTCGCATGACCACCTGTTGGGCGGCGCGGTCAATCTGCTGGCCGCGCGCGCGCTGCCCCAGCCGTCGCCATCCGATGCCTGGTCCTCCCTGCTGTGCTGCGATTGGCAACAGTTGCTGCAAACCGGCGAATGCGCGCTGAACGCTGGCTAG
- the modA gene encoding molybdate ABC transporter substrate-binding protein encodes MPKLRLALLCLFAAPLALADTVHVAVASNFQQTLDKIAAAFKAASGHDIKASAGSSGKLAAQIRQGAPFEVFLSADDERPAELLKAGVGLPSSQFTYAYGQLALWSKQRADAGEAVLRSGRFNKLAVANPATAPYGRAAMETLAALKLEAAVKPKLLTGDNISQTMQFAEVGGADFAFVAYSQLREQGIHDHYWLVPEKMHQPIRQDALQIQATPAANALMAFLKGDTARALMAQAGYRFKP; translated from the coding sequence ATGCCTAAACTGCGCCTTGCCTTGCTTTGCCTGTTCGCCGCTCCCTTGGCCTTGGCCGACACCGTCCACGTCGCGGTGGCCAGCAATTTCCAGCAGACGCTGGACAAGATCGCCGCGGCCTTCAAAGCCGCCAGCGGCCACGACATCAAGGCCAGCGCCGGCTCCTCCGGCAAGCTGGCGGCGCAGATACGCCAGGGCGCGCCGTTCGAGGTTTTCCTGTCCGCCGACGACGAACGCCCCGCCGAGCTGCTCAAGGCCGGCGTCGGCCTGCCATCCAGCCAGTTCACCTATGCCTACGGCCAACTGGCGCTGTGGAGCAAGCAGCGCGCCGACGCCGGCGAAGCCGTCCTGCGCAGCGGCCGCTTCAACAAGCTGGCCGTGGCCAATCCCGCCACCGCGCCCTATGGCCGCGCCGCCATGGAAACGCTGGCCGCCCTGAAGCTGGAAGCCGCGGTCAAGCCCAAATTGCTCACGGGCGACAATATCAGCCAGACCATGCAGTTCGCCGAGGTGGGCGGCGCGGATTTCGCCTTCGTCGCCTATTCCCAGCTGCGGGAACAAGGCATCCATGACCATTACTGGCTGGTGCCGGAAAAAATGCATCAGCCCATCCGCCAAGACGCGCTGCAGATCCAGGCCACGCCTGCCGCCAACGCGCTGATGGCGTTTCTGAAGGGAGACACCGCGCGCGCGCTGATGGCTCAAGCCGGCTACCGCTTCAAGCCGTGA
- the modB gene encoding molybdate ABC transporter permease subunit — protein sequence MSSQDWSAIALTLRLAGISTMLLLGLCIPFAWWLARGRSRLRPLAEAVAMLPLVLPPTVLGFYLLLAFGPHGPIGWLTTQLGLPGLAFTFQGLVVASVLYSLPFVLQPLLASFRAVRQEELESAKLLGAGPWQRMRHIILPSCRSGVLSAACLGFAHTVGEFGVVLMIGGNIDGVTRVISISLYNQVEQADYASAHQLALLLLLFALAALSLVYWLDARQKHAEQ from the coding sequence GTGAGCAGCCAGGACTGGAGCGCCATCGCGCTGACCCTGCGCCTCGCCGGCATCAGCACCATGCTGCTGCTGGGCTTGTGCATCCCCTTCGCCTGGTGGCTGGCGCGCGGCCGCTCAAGACTGCGGCCGCTGGCGGAAGCGGTGGCCATGTTGCCGCTGGTGCTGCCCCCCACCGTGCTGGGTTTTTACTTGCTGCTGGCCTTCGGCCCGCACGGCCCCATAGGCTGGCTGACCACGCAGCTGGGGCTGCCGGGCTTGGCATTCACCTTCCAGGGACTGGTTGTGGCCTCGGTGCTCTATTCCTTGCCTTTCGTGCTGCAACCGTTGCTGGCGAGTTTCCGCGCCGTGCGCCAGGAAGAGCTGGAAAGCGCCAAGCTGCTGGGCGCCGGCCCCTGGCAACGCATGCGCCACATCATCCTGCCGTCCTGCCGCAGCGGCGTGCTCAGCGCGGCCTGCCTGGGTTTTGCCCATACCGTGGGCGAATTCGGCGTGGTGCTGATGATAGGCGGCAATATCGACGGCGTAACCAGAGTGATATCAATCTCGCTGTACAATCAGGTGGAGCAGGCGGACTACGCCTCGGCCCATCAGCTGGCCCTGCTGCTGCTGCTGTTCGCGTTGGCCGCCCTGTCTCTGGTCTACTGGCTGGACGCCAGGCAAAAACATGCTGAACAATAA
- the fliD gene encoding flagellar filament capping protein FliD, giving the protein MNSLSGYNSPLSSFDSLLPNLSGLLSSGLLLGSSSGASGSASSSAPDPIQVELSTLGQLMSILNTFQSSLQQIYAPYSRFNNTSSSSSNPSVASVSSSAGAQSASYLLNISQLAQAQSATSAFSLSDSGTTVVGSGSLTITTGSYAYSSPTSATSFTASGSPVTINISNGTLSSIASSINGAGAGVVANVVQNASGNYQLQISQASTGASNNFQITVSDNDGNNTDQNGLSRLAFDQTQAVNSGQNLTQTQAAQNASYTINGASGSSASNLGIQLGSGVSANLLATGSSNITVNVDFGSLNSNAQSLANAFNTAQGSINSLLGNQVSSRNDPIAAQLPQLLNTQAQAAYSNGSSLLTTLSQLGLLYQSPSQYGLGGTLNLNVSTLQAAYNSDSSGAANLLYTAAQTLNTLANSFSSYGDGSLVNEMNALQAQQRNRQLVIHSPSTPSTFPYNLQNLLSYPSSNSLLSAQQISGLAMYALVYSIGAPYAIDSLLVGQGLGLPSNGSFSATA; this is encoded by the coding sequence ATGAATTCCCTATCCGGATACAACTCTCCTCTCTCGTCTTTCGACAGCTTGCTGCCGAACTTGAGCGGTTTATTGTCGAGCGGCCTGCTGCTGGGCTCCAGCAGCGGCGCGAGCGGCAGCGCCTCCAGCAGCGCGCCGGACCCAATACAGGTGGAACTGTCCACGCTGGGCCAGTTGATGTCCATCCTCAACACCTTCCAAAGCAGCCTGCAGCAGATTTATGCCCCCTACAGCCGCTTCAACAACACCAGTTCCAGCAGCAGCAATCCGTCCGTCGCCAGCGTCTCCTCGTCCGCCGGCGCGCAAAGCGCCAGCTACCTGCTGAACATCTCGCAGCTGGCGCAAGCGCAGAGCGCCACATCGGCCTTCTCGCTGTCCGACAGCGGCACGACCGTGGTGGGCAGCGGCAGCCTGACCATCACCACCGGCAGCTACGCCTACAGCAGCCCCACCTCGGCCACCAGCTTCACCGCCAGCGGCTCGCCGGTGACCATCAACATCAGCAATGGCACCTTGTCCAGCATCGCCAGTTCGATCAACGGCGCCGGCGCCGGCGTGGTGGCCAATGTGGTGCAAAACGCCTCCGGCAACTATCAGTTGCAGATCAGCCAGGCCAGCACCGGGGCCAGCAACAATTTTCAGATCACCGTCAGCGACAACGACGGCAACAACACCGACCAGAACGGCCTGTCCCGGCTGGCCTTCGACCAGACCCAGGCCGTGAACAGCGGCCAGAACTTGACGCAGACGCAGGCCGCGCAAAACGCCAGCTACACCATCAACGGCGCCTCCGGCTCCAGCGCCAGCAACTTGGGCATACAGCTGGGCAGCGGCGTGTCGGCCAACCTGCTGGCCACCGGCAGCAGCAACATCACCGTCAATGTCGACTTCGGCTCGCTCAACAGCAATGCCCAATCCCTGGCCAACGCCTTCAACACCGCTCAGGGCAGCATCAACAGCCTGCTCGGCAATCAGGTGAGCTCCCGCAACGACCCCATCGCCGCCCAGCTGCCGCAGCTGCTGAACACGCAGGCGCAGGCCGCTTACAGCAACGGCAGCTCGCTGCTGACCACGCTGAGCCAATTGGGCCTGCTCTATCAAAGCCCATCGCAATACGGCCTGGGCGGCACGCTGAACCTGAATGTCAGCACGCTGCAGGCGGCCTACAACAGCGACTCCAGCGGCGCCGCCAACCTGCTGTACACCGCCGCGCAAACCCTGAACACGCTGGCCAACAGCTTCTCCTCCTATGGCGACGGCTCGCTGGTCAATGAAATGAACGCCTTGCAGGCCCAGCAGCGCAATCGGCAATTGGTGATCCACAGCCCGTCCACGCCCAGTACTTTCCCCTACAATCTGCAGAACCTGCTCAGCTATCCCTCCAGCAATTCCCTGCTGTCGGCGCAGCAAATCAGCGGCTTGGCGATGTACGCGCTGGTGTACTCGATAGGCGCGCCATACGCGATTGATTCGCTGCTGGTCGGCCAAGGCCTGGGTCTGCCGTCCAACGGCAGCTTCTCCGCCACCGCCTGA
- a CDS encoding FadR/GntR family transcriptional regulator, which produces MIPASAKRSLVDIALDNLGAQIASGHWPVGSRIPTEPELAEQLGISRNTVREAVRVLLYAGLLEVRQGDGTYVRAAANPGEAMRAISRASLREHLEVRCLLEESAARLAAERATEAERARIATALAQLHPRAGDTPEDYAARDLDFHLAIADACGNQALAGLYRYFSDAVRLSVQRSIRDEALPDPDVAAHAAICQAIHDRQPERAGQAAAAITRPLLAELDRLLDQQQ; this is translated from the coding sequence ATGATCCCCGCCTCCGCTAAACGCTCGCTGGTGGATATTGCCCTGGACAATCTGGGGGCGCAGATCGCTTCCGGCCACTGGCCGGTGGGCAGCCGCATCCCCACCGAACCGGAGCTGGCCGAGCAGCTTGGCATCAGCCGCAACACCGTGCGCGAAGCCGTGCGCGTGCTGCTGTATGCCGGCCTGTTGGAAGTGCGCCAGGGCGACGGCACCTATGTCCGCGCGGCGGCCAATCCCGGCGAGGCCATGCGCGCGATCAGCCGCGCCAGCTTGCGCGAACACCTGGAAGTGCGCTGCCTGCTGGAAGAAAGCGCGGCGCGGCTGGCGGCGGAACGCGCCACCGAAGCCGAGCGGGCGCGCATCGCTACCGCGCTGGCGCAGCTGCACCCGCGCGCGGGCGACACGCCGGAGGACTATGCCGCGCGCGACCTCGACTTCCACCTCGCCATCGCCGACGCCTGCGGCAACCAGGCCTTGGCGGGCCTGTACCGCTATTTTTCCGACGCGGTGCGCCTTAGCGTGCAACGCTCCATCCGCGACGAGGCGCTGCCCGACCCCGATGTGGCCGCGCACGCCGCCATCTGCCAAGCCATACATGACCGCCAGCCAGAGCGGGCCGGCCAGGCCGCCGCCGCCATCACCCGGCCGCTGCTGGCCGAACTGGACCGCTTGCTGGACCAACAACAATAA
- a CDS encoding CynX/NimT family MFS transporter, translating into MPNPANPPTPLADELLIDDDSPAATLAPGRNRLLILLLGLVMVGLNLRPALSSLAPLLGMVSADVGLTPAQAGLLTTLPVACLGLFGPLAPRLARRLGSEKTIAAVLVALAIGTVLRTQLGLFGLYAGSALAGAAIGVTGVLLPGIVKRDFAARAGLMTGVYTMALCLGAALAAGLTVPAAESFGHDWRPALAIWAAPALLALIVWWPQLHTRHVAAQGQWQVRGLLRDPLAWQVTLFMGLQSSLAYIVFGWLPSILMDRGLTAMQGGWMLSLSTMVQVPASLLVPMLAHRCRDQRPPILCTLLLVISGLLGMLYAPTDSLLLWAALLGFGQGGLFSTALSLLALRSPDSHVAAHLSGMAQGVGYMLASLGPFAVGVIRGHSHAAWPLALLFCLIAAAALAVGLQAGRKRLVSVRAEAS; encoded by the coding sequence ATGCCCAACCCTGCGAACCCGCCCACGCCCCTGGCCGACGAACTGCTGATAGACGACGATAGCCCCGCCGCCACGCTGGCGCCCGGACGCAACCGCCTGCTGATCTTGCTGCTGGGCCTGGTAATGGTGGGCCTTAACCTGCGCCCCGCGCTGTCCAGCCTGGCGCCGCTGCTGGGCATGGTCAGCGCCGACGTCGGCCTGACGCCGGCCCAAGCCGGCCTGCTGACCACCCTGCCCGTCGCCTGCTTAGGGCTGTTCGGCCCCTTGGCGCCGCGGTTGGCGCGCCGCCTGGGCAGCGAGAAAACCATCGCCGCCGTGCTGGTCGCGCTCGCCATCGGCACCGTGCTGCGCACCCAGCTCGGCCTGTTCGGCCTCTATGCCGGCTCGGCGCTGGCCGGCGCCGCCATCGGCGTGACTGGCGTGCTGCTGCCTGGCATCGTCAAGCGCGACTTCGCGGCCCGCGCCGGCCTGATGACCGGCGTCTATACCATGGCCTTGTGCCTGGGCGCGGCGCTGGCGGCCGGCCTGACCGTGCCGGCGGCGGAGTCCTTCGGCCATGACTGGCGGCCCGCCCTGGCGATCTGGGCTGCCCCCGCCCTGTTGGCCCTGATCGTGTGGTGGCCGCAATTGCATACCCGCCATGTCGCGGCGCAGGGGCAGTGGCAAGTGCGCGGCCTGCTGCGCGACCCGCTGGCCTGGCAGGTGACGCTGTTCATGGGGCTGCAATCGTCGCTGGCCTACATCGTGTTCGGCTGGCTGCCGTCCATCCTGATGGACCGCGGCCTCACGGCCATGCAGGGTGGCTGGATGCTGTCGCTGTCGACCATGGTGCAAGTGCCGGCGTCGCTGCTGGTGCCCATGCTGGCGCATCGCTGCCGCGATCAACGCCCGCCCATCCTTTGCACGCTGCTGCTGGTGATCTCCGGCCTGCTGGGCATGCTGTACGCGCCGACCGACAGCCTGCTCCTGTGGGCGGCTCTGCTGGGCTTCGGCCAGGGCGGGCTGTTCAGCACGGCGCTGAGCCTGCTGGCGCTTCGTTCGCCGGACTCGCACGTCGCCGCCCACCTGTCCGGCATGGCCCAGGGCGTAGGCTATATGCTGGCCTCGCTGGGGCCCTTCGCCGTCGGCGTGATCCGCGGCCACAGCCACGCAGCCTGGCCCTTGGCGCTGTTGTTTTGCCTGATCGCGGCCGCCGCGCTGGCCGTGGGCCTGCAGGCGGGACGCAAGCGGCTGGTGAGCGTGAGGGCGGAAGCCAGCTAA
- a CDS encoding FlgO family outer membrane protein produces MKRMISAACLAAACLLSGCASSGYEPASKVNVIETNYQAADALLKGVALAPGKPILVATLVNLDVLTESSRLGRLFSEQLISRLANRGLTVKELKLRDNLFVKQGEGELLLSREIGEISRVHNAQAVVVGTYATSGSTLYVNLKLVQTEGNVILSAYDYSLPMDENLRGLLRGARAAQANW; encoded by the coding sequence ATGAAGCGCATGATTTCCGCCGCCTGCCTGGCCGCCGCCTGCTTGCTGTCCGGCTGCGCCAGCAGCGGCTATGAGCCCGCCAGCAAGGTCAACGTGATCGAAACCAATTACCAGGCCGCCGATGCCTTGTTGAAGGGCGTGGCGCTGGCGCCGGGCAAGCCCATTCTGGTCGCCACGCTGGTCAATCTGGACGTGTTGACGGAGTCCTCCCGGCTGGGGCGCCTGTTTTCGGAACAGTTGATTTCCCGTTTGGCCAATCGCGGACTGACCGTCAAAGAGCTGAAGCTGCGCGATAACCTGTTCGTCAAGCAGGGCGAGGGCGAGCTGCTGCTCTCGCGCGAGATTGGCGAAATCAGCCGCGTTCACAACGCCCAGGCGGTGGTGGTGGGAACCTACGCCACTTCCGGCAGCACCTTGTATGTCAATCTCAAGCTGGTGCAGACCGAGGGCAACGTGATTCTGTCGGCTTACGACTACTCCCTGCCCATGGATGAAAATCTGCGCGGTTTGCTGCGCGGAGCCAGGGCGGCACAGGCTAACTGGTAA
- a CDS encoding DUF2946 family protein — MDEIVLAAMAKWPNVPAVFGWLRLDARGQWWIKEARLQHEGMAEFFNRNFSRDGQGRCYVQNGPQKVYVTLDAAPLVARRTPKGWSTLPYDDDVSARAAWMTPDGVLLLEIGGELAVVDDRDLPALLEEGLAGWDGDMASLPAMLKLAESALPLACDSLPALLARYGIVARPKS, encoded by the coding sequence ATGGATGAGATCGTGCTGGCCGCCATGGCCAAGTGGCCCAATGTGCCGGCGGTGTTTGGCTGGCTCAGGCTGGATGCGCGCGGGCAGTGGTGGATCAAGGAAGCCAGGCTGCAGCATGAAGGCATGGCGGAGTTTTTCAACCGCAACTTCAGCCGCGACGGACAGGGCCGCTGCTATGTGCAGAACGGCCCGCAGAAAGTCTATGTGACGCTGGACGCCGCCCCGCTGGTGGCGCGGCGCACGCCCAAGGGATGGAGCACCCTGCCTTACGACGACGACGTGTCGGCGCGCGCCGCCTGGATGACGCCGGACGGGGTGTTGCTGCTGGAGATCGGCGGCGAGCTGGCCGTGGTGGATGACCGCGACCTGCCCGCCTTGCTGGAGGAGGGGTTGGCGGGATGGGACGGCGACATGGCCTCATTGCCCGCCATGCTCAAGCTGGCCGAGTCCGCGTTGCCGCTTGCCTGTGACAGTTTGCCGGCGCTGCTTGCGCGCTACGGCATCGTCGCGCGGCCGAAATCATGA